The genomic segment atattttaagaTGCAACAAATCATAACCAGCTACAAAGAACCCCTGAAAAGCCGACGGTTAGAACGGTGGTACAGAGAGCCGTTGCTATGGAAACGATACACTGTCTCATCTAGTCGCACGTAGCTTCAAGTTTCAACTCGTCTCGCGGTGAATCTTCACTGAGGTCGAGTCACGTCCATCACTGGGATTATGTGTTTGACACATAGCTGACCCAAGACCTTtgttctgacctttgacctctgcaggAGCCCTGCTGGACATCCTGCAGAGGACAGGGGTCAAAGGTTACACCGCCTTCCTGGAGAGTCTAGAGCTGGATTATCCACAACTGTACAGCCGCATCACCGGGAAGGAGCCCAACAAGACCTTCAGCATCCTCATcggtctgtttacctgtctgtttgcctgactgactgtttacctgtctgtctgtttacctgactgtctgtttacctgtctgtctatttacctgtctgtctgtttagctGACTGattgtttacctgtctgtctgtttacctgacTGTCTGTTTACCTGACTGCCTTTTTACCTGTCTgactgtttacctgtctgtctgtttacctgactgtctgtctgtctgtctgtctgtctgtctgtctgtctacctgacTGACTGTTTACCTGTCTGACTGTTTACATGTCTGACTGTTTACCTgactgtctgtttacatgtctgactgtttacctgtctgtctgtctgtctgtctacctacCTGCTGACTGTTTACTTGTCTGATTTTTTACATGTCTgactgtttacctgtctgtctgtttacatgtctgtctgtttacatgacTGTCTGTTTAGCTGACTgactgtttacctgtctgtctgtttacctgacTGTGTGTTTACCTGACTGCCtttttacctgtctgtctgtctacctgacTGACTGTTTACCTGTCTGACTGTTTACATGTCTGACTGTTAACCTgactgtctgtttacatgtctgactgtttacctgtctgtctgtctgtctgtctgtctgtctgtctgtctacctgctgactgtttacctgtctgtctgtttacatgtctgtctgtttacatgacTGACTGTTTACATGACTgactgtttacctgtctgtctgtttacctgtctgtctgtttacatgtctgtctgtttacatgacTGACTTTTTACATGTCTGACTGTTTACCTgactgtctgtttacatgtctgcCTGTTTACCTGACTGACTGTTTACCTGTCTGACtatttacctgtctgtctaGTCAACTGTCTATCtattttcctgtctgtctagtcaactgtctgtctgtttacctgacTGACTTCTATCTCTCTGTTCAGACACAGCAGGTGAATCTGGTCTGACCCAGTTCTTGATGTCGGAGCTCAGCCGTCTGCAGAGGGCGTTGCAGGACGAGAGGAGGCGTCGCCAGCAGGCCTGCTCCGTCGCCAAGGAACAGGTGGGCAGGTTACTAAGGAACAGTTGGAGCTGGTGATCACAGTGTTCTCTGATGACAGATGGTGCTATGCTGGTTAAATCGTTGTGTTTTGGTGTTCTCGTTTCTTTGCTGGGTCCAGGAGGTGTGGTctcggcagcagcagctgagggacCGCGAGCTGAAGAAGCTGACTGAGCGCGTGCAGAAGGTTCGGGAGGAACGGGAGCGGCTGAGCGAGGAAGTGAAACAACTCCGAGATCACAACTACAGTCTGATGGCCGACATCAACACTCTGAGCCAAGAGAAGAGCAACGCCCTGCTGGCCAATAGAGACCTGCAGATAGAGgtcagctgacctctgacccctcacACAGACAGCTGCCAGGgatctgacctctgacctttgacctctgtgtgtgtgtgtaggtggagcGTCTGAAACACACGGTGCTACGAGCTGAAAGCCAGACTCGACTGCTGAGACGACGAACAATGAGGCCGCTGCAGGAGGTAGAGAGACATCTGACAGTTCAACTGCTTCCAGTGCTCACGCCTCAACTTCAgtttagtttatatatatatacatatatatatatatatgcctcCCCCCCCAGTGACACCATTAGTGTTGGTTCTTATTGATAAAGGCTACCCCAGAGGGTCATGGGTGactttgtaaatatttgatgaGGTCATCCCAACTTAAAATCCGATATGTTTTTAGAGTTGGTTGGTGATGCTGCTTCATGCCGTGTGTGAGGGTCCAGGATGTGTGGAGGTTCATTATTGTGTCACTTTACAGTAATGAACTTTTGCATATGACCTTAAAACGTGGTGAAAAATCAGCCGACCTGCCATCACACCGGCTCACTACATGCTTCCTTGTTTGCTGTCTGCctggtgtttgtgtctcttctgGTTTCACCTCTGTCTCCTTCTGAGCATGATGCTGCTTTTTATCCTGATCAGCTgttcatgttttgcttttttctgctctgactttacataatgtgtgttttattgtttttttgtttttgtgattttatagATTTTAGAAAGACATaagaatataaacaaacattaaacaagACATATACCACTTAGAGGACCAAGACATTTACCATTTTCTATTTAGTGTTTTGAGATTCGAGTGACATTTCAACTATAACTAACTGCTTTCATCATTCAACTTCAACCAATAACTTTCATCTCTGAAGAGCAACGCTTTCAGTGCTTAAACTTCAACTGCTTCCACTTTAACTGCAATTCCCACGCAACATTTCACATACATGGCATTAACGTTCTGAGACATTTCAGCCTGTTTACAGCGTTTATAGCTGCAACGTTCAGCAGAAACACTTTCAGGTCAGTTTCAAAACTTCACTTTAAAACTCTTTTAAAACGTTTGAACAGTAAACAAACATCAAGTGTTTGAAATGAATAACGTTTTTAAAGAAGACATAGAGAGAAATGTAAGAAACGTTCGTTCTGATGGATCAAataccaaaatgaaaacaaacaaatggtcAACACGTCATGGCCAAAAGGAAGTGGACAGCTGAACGTGACACTGTGACATTAATCAGCTGCATTAGTGAGGTTCAACACCaacatgttgaaatgtgtgttttcagagcagGAGTCTGGCTCTGCCCACAGAGACCTTCTTCCACCCCAACAGACtggaggagcagaaagaggaaaaacaggaggagaaaaaagaggagaagcaggaagagaaaaaggagaagcaggaagagaaaagggaggagaagaagaaggagacgCAGCAGCAGGAGAGTCCAGCTCCTCTTCAGATGAACCTCCTCACTACAGTGTTCAGACTAAGGAGAGACCTCCAtagagcagaggagcagagagccaGGGTGAGGGGAGCTGGTGGGGGGTACTGTGGACCGTTTCCATTTAAACAGTCCACACTAGTGAACCACATTAGTTAAAAGGACGactcatttatttttgctgcaCATCTCGTGTCCACATattttctaataaaataaaaacaagttcatTTCATGTTATCAATGAGAGAAGTCCGGAAatgtattcactttcttttaatgGAACTCAAAACTCCCTGcattcttcacaataaaagcccctGGAAGTGAAGCGATTAGTTCCCCTGAATTGGtggaggcttttattgtgaaacagatggaggaagtGATGAATTAGCTTTAACAAAATGCCGGACCAGAAAAGAGGGAGGCtgcttgattgattgattaattgattgattgattaggaatcagtttgtgtttaaacAATGTCACATCAATACGACTGTTGGTCTTCCTcatgaatgtaaacactgaTGCTCCAACTTGGTTAGTGAGAGAAGAATGTGCCTCATTAAAATGTCTACAACTTTTAAATAGTTAATGttgtatgaaaatgatttgtgtctatgtctgtgaCATAATCAATAACTAATTCAGCAGCAGGCAAAATAAGACCATACGTTACAACACAATAAAAGAGCAGCTGATCAGCTGATCAGGTCAGGTGTGCTGGGTGGATGTGAGACTGGGTGCGTTTGTTTTCAGAgtctggaggagaaggaggaggaggagctgcgaTGCGCTCAGCTGAAGGGAGATGCCAGGATGTACCGTCaacgaaacaaacaaaccctcagacagctggaggaggtgatcagagagagagacatggtgaggaggaggaggaggaggagaaggaggaggagaaggaggaggaggaagaggagatcagagagtcagagagagagacaagaggaggaggagatcagagagtcagagagagagacaagaggaagaggaggaggagatcagggagagagacaaggggaggaggaggaggagatcagagagagagacaaggtgaggaggaggaggagatcagagagtcagagagagagacaaggtaaggaggaggaggaggaggagatcagagagagagagacaagaggaggaggaggagatcagggagagagacaaggtgaggaggaggaggaggaggagatcagagagagagagacaagaggaggaggaggagatcagggagagagacaagggtggggaggaggaggaggaggagatcagagagagagacaaggtgaggaggaggaggagatcagagagtcagagagagagacaaggtaaggaggagaaggaggaggagatcagagagagagagacaagaggaggaggaggagatcagggagagagacaagggtggggaggaggaggaggaggagatcagagagagagacaaggtgaggaggaggaggaggagatcagagagagagacaaggtgaggaggaggagatcagagagagagacaaagtgaggaggaggagaaggaggagatcagagagagagagacaaggtgaggaggaggaggaggaggagatcagagagagagacaagaggaggaggaggaggagatcagagagagagagacaaggtgaggaggaggaagaggagatcagagagagagacgaggtgaggaagaggaggaggaggagatcagagagagagacaaggttaggaggaggaggaggagatcagagagagagagacaaggtgaggaggaggagatcagagagagagacaaggtgaggaggagaaggaggagatcagagagagagacaagaagaggaggaggaggagatcagagagtcagagagagagacaaggtgaggaagaggaggaggaggaggagatcagagagtcagagagagagacatggtgaggaagaggaggaggatgctgatGACATGATTGTAAACCCCTCTGATTGGTGTTTCAGGCTCTGTCGTCGCgggcagagcagcaggaggaggcgCGGCTGCTCCTGCAGGAGAAGGATCAGTACAGAGAGCAGGTCAGACAGCTCACCGAGCAATCTGATAGGCTGGAACTCCTTCTGCTGAGGTCGCAGGGGGAGGAGCTACAGCTGAGGACACGCCTCCGCAGACTCACCTACAACACTCACCAGGTGAGGAGAAGGTGATGAAGGTGTTGGTGACATaggcgatgatgatgatgatgtaataatgAAGGCTTTCTCCCTCAGTGTGAGAGGAGTGTgagcagtgaggaagaggaggagcccaCAGAGACTGCTGCTAAAGGTGAGAGCCATGTCATGTGCAGTGGTGTCATGTGATGAAGTGGTGATGTGCAGTGGTGTCATGTGATGCAGTGGTGTCATGTGATGAAGTGGTGATGTGCAGTGGTGTCAAGTGATGAAGTGGTGATGCGCAGTGGTGTCATGTGATGCAGTGATTATGTGCAGTAGTGTGGTGATATGCAGTGGTGTCATGTGATGCAGTGATTATGTGCAGTGGTGTCATGTGATGCAGTGATTATGTGCAGTGGTGTCATGTGGCGATATGCAGTGGTGTCATGTGATGATGCGTTTATGTGCAGTGGTGTCATGTGATGCAGTGATTATGTGCAGTGGTGTCATGTGGTGATGTGCAGTGGTGTCATGTGATGAAGTGGTGATGTGCAGTGGTGTCATGTGATGAAGTGGTGATGTTCAGTGGTGTCATGTGATGAAGTGCAGTGGTGTCATGTGATGCAGTGGTGTCATGTGATGAAGTGGTGATGTCATGTGATGAAGTGGTGATGTGCAGTAGTGTCATGTGATGTGCAGTGGTGTCATGTGAAGTACATGTGACTTGGTGTGATCAGGCAGCAGTGAGGAGGTCTGCAGTGGGACGTCGGGGGAGAACGAGGAAATGCCAGCGCTGCAGCAGCCCAACTCTCCTCTAGGAGGAGCCACAGAGTCTGAACAGAAGCCCAGCCCTACTGCATCATGGGTAATATACCTCAGGCTAAGTTATCT from the Enoplosus armatus isolate fEnoArm2 chromosome 4, fEnoArm2.hap1, whole genome shotgun sequence genome contains:
- the card9 gene encoding caspase recruitment domain-containing protein 9; translated protein: MDGVCEDDLCWLQLDDFRMLLIKTIDPSRITPYLRQCQVISAEDEEQLFNDPALVIRRRKVGALLDILQRTGVKGYTAFLESLELDYPQLYSRITGKEPNKTFSILIDTAGESGLTQFLMSELSRLQRALQDERRRRQQACSVAKEQEVWSRQQQLRDRELKKLTERVQKVREERERLSEEVKQLRDHNYSLMADINTLSQEKSNALLANRDLQIEVERLKHTVLRAESQTRLLRRRTMRPLQESRSLALPTETFFHPNRLEEQKEEKQEEKKEEKQEEKKEKQEEKREEKKKETQQQESPAPLQMNLLTTVFRLRRDLHRAEEQRARSLEEKEEEELRCAQLKGDARMYRQRNKQTLRQLEEVIRERDMALSSRAEQQEEARLLLQEKDQYREQVRQLTEQSDRLELLLLRSQGEELQLRTRLRRLTYNTHQCERSVSSEEEEEPTETAAKGSSEEVCSGTSGENEEMPALQQPNSPLGGATESEQKPSPTASWEEDADGSLIPRSQPNFFYRRKRAVRSKLCCKEYTAGNLDDSSGSDITDSD